A window of Deltaproteobacteria bacterium CG2_30_66_27 genomic DNA:
CGAGGTGCGGGATGCCCTGGAAGAGCGGAAAGCACGGCGGCCGGACCTTGATCTTGTAGGGACCGCCGCCCCCGCGGCTCACGATGTAGAACCCGAGCTCCCCGTTGGCCGCCTCGGTCGCCGAGTAGACCTCGCCCGCGGGGACCTTGACCCCTTCCATGATGAACTTGAAGTGGTTCATCAGCGCCTCGATGTTCTCGTAGACCTGCGCCTTGGCCGGCAGGATGAACCGGGGGTCGTCGATGTTGATGGGGCCGCCGGGAAGCTGCGCGACGGCCTGCTCGATGATCCGGAGCGATTGCCGCATCTCCTCCATGCGCACCATGTACCGGTCGCACGTGTCGCCCGCCTCGCCGATCGGGATATCGAAGTCGAACCGGTCGTACACGAGGTACGGCTCGTCCTTCCGCAGGTCGAGGGGAACCCCCGCCGCCCGCAGGCACGGGCCGGTGAAGCCGAGGGCGATCGCGTCCTTCGCCGTGATCGGCCCGGCGCCCATCGTGCGCTCGATGAAGATCCGGTTCTTCGTGAGGAGTGCGTTCACGTCAGCGATGCACTCCGGGATCACGCCGCGGCACACCGCAAGGAGCCGCTCGGTCCACCCCTCGGGCAGATCGGCCATGGCTCCGCCGATCCGGGTATACGCCGTGGTCAGCCGCTGGCCGCACAACTCCTCGATCAGGAAGTAGACCTCCTCGCGGGGCTTCCAGAAGTACCAGAAGTTCGTCAGCGCGCCGAGGTCGACCATGTTCGTGCCGATGCACACCATGTGGTCGATGATCCGGGAAAGCTCCGAGATGATGACGCGGACGTATTTGCACCGCTCCGTGATCTCGATGCCGCACAGCTTCTCCACCGCCATCGCGTACCCGACGTTGTTCATGAGCGGCGAGACGTAGTTCAGCCGGTCGGTATACGAAACCACCTGGGTCCAGGTAGCGGCCTCGGACTCCTTCTCGAAGCCGCGGTGCAGGTACCCGAACTCCGGTTCGAGGTCGAGGATCGTCTCCCCGT
This region includes:
- a CDS encoding NADH dehydrogenase (quinone) subunit D, with protein sequence MGGTPDLQAEPMRINIGPSHPATHATLRFQATLDGETILDLEPEFGYLHRGFEKESEAATWTQVVSYTDRLNYVSPLMNNVGYAMAVEKLCGIEITERCKYVRVIISELSRIIDHMVCIGTNMVDLGALTNFWYFWKPREEVYFLIEELCGQRLTTAYTRIGGAMADLPEGWTERLLAVCRGVIPECIADVNALLTKNRIFIERTMGAGPITAKDAIALGFTGPCLRAAGVPLDLRKDEPYLVYDRFDFDIPIGEAGDTCDRYMVRMEEMRQSLRIIEQAVAQLPGGPINIDDPRFILPAKAQVYENIEALMNHFKFIMEGVKVPAGEVYSATEAANGELGFYIVSRGGGGPYKIKVRPPCFPLFQGIPHLVKGQMIADLIATLGSVNIVAGELDR